The following proteins are co-located in the Fimbriiglobus ruber genome:
- a CDS encoding DUF3362 domain-containing protein yields MYYTGIDPFTKKPVAIAKGLNDRKMQRALMPFFEPENDFAVRDALIKVGRI; encoded by the coding sequence ATGTATTACACGGGCATCGACCCGTTCACGAAGAAGCCGGTGGCGATCGCCAAGGGGTTGAACGACCGGAAGATGCAGCGGGCGTTGATGCCGTTCTTCGAGCCCGAGAACGACTTCGCGGTCCGCGACGCGCTCATCAAAGTCGGGCGGATCTGA
- a CDS encoding helix-turn-helix domain-containing protein: MNKRRPKQSKGILDQEREAAEMMSRVPAGVLGLRLRRARTLQGLSVRDVASRASLSKTSVVRLEQGHDVHPLTVVKVCAVLGLHLAGITGSQAAGDAAATAHHKADDRWYDMTDFGAGPLGGVERPLTPAERKSCAEGGTAVALLLLKSRLTTGRLLPTVLELYSASPTRSHAGEEFVYVLCGKLTLCIEGVVHTLSEGEAMTFWSEEEHSYAPAPDSPTMPVQVLSVRIDEKRSRPRRSTSKPL; encoded by the coding sequence ATGAACAAACGTCGCCCCAAACAATCTAAAGGGATTCTTGACCAGGAGCGGGAAGCCGCAGAAATGATGTCCCGCGTGCCGGCCGGGGTTCTTGGGCTCAGGCTGCGGCGGGCGCGGACTCTTCAGGGGCTCTCCGTCCGCGATGTGGCCAGTCGCGCCTCCCTGAGCAAGACCTCCGTCGTCCGGCTCGAACAGGGACACGACGTTCACCCGCTAACGGTGGTCAAGGTCTGCGCCGTGCTGGGACTGCACCTAGCTGGGATCACCGGCTCGCAGGCGGCGGGCGATGCGGCGGCCACCGCCCACCACAAAGCGGACGACCGCTGGTACGACATGACCGACTTCGGCGCTGGTCCGCTTGGCGGCGTGGAACGGCCTCTGACCCCGGCCGAGCGTAAGAGCTGTGCCGAGGGCGGCACCGCGGTCGCGCTCTTACTGCTCAAAAGCCGCTTAACGACAGGACGCTTGCTGCCGACGGTACTCGAACTCTACAGCGCCAGCCCGACGCGCAGCCACGCCGGCGAGGAATTCGTCTACGTACTGTGTGGCAAGCTAACGCTCTGCATTGAGGGCGTCGTTCACACGCTGTCGGAAGGGGAGGCGATGACCTTCTGGAGCGAGGAAGAACACAGCTACGCCCCCGCGCCCGATTCGCCGACGATGCCAGTGCAAGTGCTGTCCGTGCGCATCGACGAGAAGAGAAGCCGACCACGACGCAGCACCAGCAAGCCCCTGTGA
- a CDS encoding efflux RND transporter periplasmic adaptor subunit — METAVEHLLLALARRASDARSDADLLALVREDHSAFAELIARHGSMVWRSCRHLLGDADAEDAFQATFLVLIRSAAGVRNGTAIASWLHGVAVRISLTVRREAGRRRVREQATARPETIAPRELDDRADTMAAVHREVAALPEPDRSAFVLCVVEGLTQVEASTRLGRTPGTIAGQVARAKKQLAARLTKRGIVPGFAALAALSTTSAADAVPTGLMERVLNLSAAEASPVVLRLAKGAMGMTVSTKLILSITVSVCGIFAASSLYLGAAASPEDKPAPRLEGNKPVPPRDDREADVEALKKEIEALRMKVEAFGKKEEQPRQEHQKIVVTSLKAKDVNITQQYVGKIFAQRHINIRGLVNGYLAEVLVKEGQAVKQGDAMFKILPILYKAKLDAELAEVRIAQLEFDHTKKLADSVPPVISQREVALSEAKLAKAQAKAKVAQADLNFTELRAPFDGFVGRFQMQQGSLIKEGDTLTTLTDNSVVWVYFNVPEVRYLEYMANPGHVKEDRPIDLVLANGSTFPQSGKLGAIETQSENETGNIPFRADFPNPDRLLRHGQTGTVLMHRALKDAIVIPQRATFEIRDKRYVYVVDKDNVVHQREIVIQNEVDDFFVIKKGLDANDRIVVDGVRRVRDGEKVEYEFRKPDEVLATPKKPVGK, encoded by the coding sequence ATGGAAACCGCCGTGGAGCATCTACTACTCGCGCTCGCTCGACGTGCCAGTGACGCGCGGTCCGATGCCGATTTGCTGGCATTGGTCCGGGAGGATCACAGCGCATTCGCCGAACTTATTGCCAGACATGGCTCTATGGTTTGGCGGAGCTGTCGCCACTTGCTCGGCGACGCGGATGCCGAGGATGCGTTTCAAGCGACCTTTCTGGTCCTGATTCGGTCTGCCGCCGGGGTGCGAAATGGAACGGCTATCGCTTCATGGCTCCACGGCGTGGCGGTGCGGATTTCGCTCACTGTTCGGCGAGAGGCCGGACGACGACGTGTTCGGGAGCAAGCCACCGCTCGTCCCGAAACGATTGCGCCACGCGAACTCGATGACCGGGCAGACACTATGGCGGCAGTCCACCGTGAGGTGGCGGCGCTGCCCGAACCCGACCGCTCTGCGTTCGTGTTGTGTGTGGTGGAGGGGCTGACCCAGGTTGAGGCATCGACCCGCCTCGGACGAACCCCCGGCACCATCGCGGGTCAGGTCGCCCGCGCCAAGAAGCAACTCGCCGCGCGGCTGACCAAGCGAGGCATCGTACCCGGGTTCGCCGCACTGGCAGCCCTGAGTACGACATCGGCTGCCGACGCGGTTCCTACGGGTTTGATGGAACGTGTGCTGAATCTGTCGGCGGCGGAAGCGTCGCCGGTCGTGCTGCGACTCGCCAAAGGAGCGATGGGAATGACCGTATCTACCAAGCTGATTCTGAGCATTACGGTGAGTGTCTGCGGGATTTTCGCCGCATCGAGTCTCTACCTCGGTGCTGCCGCGTCTCCCGAAGACAAGCCAGCTCCCCGACTGGAGGGGAATAAGCCCGTGCCTCCCAGAGACGACCGGGAGGCGGACGTGGAGGCCCTCAAAAAGGAAATCGAGGCTTTGCGCATGAAGGTCGAGGCCTTCGGCAAGAAGGAGGAACAGCCCCGCCAGGAACACCAGAAGATCGTGGTTACCAGCCTCAAGGCCAAGGACGTCAACATCACACAGCAATATGTCGGCAAAATCTTCGCGCAGCGCCACATCAACATCCGTGGCCTGGTGAACGGGTATCTCGCGGAGGTTCTGGTCAAGGAAGGCCAGGCGGTGAAACAGGGTGATGCGATGTTCAAGATCTTACCAATTCTCTACAAGGCAAAGCTGGACGCCGAGTTGGCTGAGGTCCGGATCGCTCAGCTCGAATTCGATCACACCAAGAAATTAGCCGACAGCGTGCCGCCCGTGATCTCTCAGCGTGAAGTGGCACTCTCCGAGGCCAAATTGGCCAAGGCCCAGGCTAAGGCCAAGGTTGCTCAGGCCGATTTAAACTTCACGGAGCTTAGAGCACCATTCGACGGCTTCGTCGGCCGCTTCCAAATGCAGCAGGGCAGCCTGATCAAGGAGGGGGATACCCTCACGACCTTGACCGATAACAGTGTGGTGTGGGTTTATTTCAACGTACCCGAAGTTCGCTACCTCGAATACATGGCCAACCCGGGCCATGTTAAGGAGGACCGGCCGATCGATCTCGTGCTAGCGAACGGCAGCACGTTTCCCCAGTCCGGCAAGCTCGGTGCGATCGAAACGCAGTCCGAAAACGAGACCGGGAACATCCCCTTCCGCGCGGACTTTCCGAACCCGGACCGCCTGTTGCGTCACGGCCAGACCGGCACCGTGTTGATGCACCGGGCGTTGAAGGACGCTATCGTCATCCCCCAGCGGGCGACGTTCGAGATTCGTGACAAGCGGTACGTTTACGTCGTCGACAAGGACAACGTGGTGCATCAGCGCGAGATCGTCATCCAGAACGAAGTGGATGACTTCTTTGTCATCAAGAAGGGGCTCGACGCGAATGACCGGATTGTTGTCGATGGGGTCCGACGGGTTCGTGACGGCGAGAAGGTGGAATACGAGTTTCGTAAGCCGGACGAGGTTCTGGCAACTCCCAAAAAACCTGTCGGGAAGTGA
- a CDS encoding aldo/keto reductase — protein sequence MALNNGSGAIPALGFGTLIPDPAATRIATKAALEAGFRQLDASERYRNEKEVGEAIQEVFKAGRIKREEVFVATKLWNNNHRPERVKPAFEASLKKLQLDYIDLYLIHTPFAFQPGDEQDPRDANGNVIYDKGVTLLETWRALECLVDEGKCKAIGLSDVSLDQTKEIFEAGRIKPTVVHVESHPYLPQRELLDYCRTNGIVLQAFAALGHSSEPKLLEDPVITAIAVRVNKTPAQVLLAWAIQRGTALLTTSKTPSRIKENFEVSTLPQDAMREISEGIKSRVRFNAVVETGVPGFIPRAKGG from the coding sequence ATGGCCCTCAACAATGGCTCCGGTGCTATCCCCGCCCTCGGGTTCGGCACACTGATCCCCGACCCTGCGGCGACCAGAATCGCGACCAAGGCAGCGCTGGAGGCGGGATTTCGACAGCTCGACGCTTCCGAACGCTACCGAAATGAAAAGGAGGTCGGCGAAGCGATCCAGGAGGTGTTCAAGGCGGGGAGGATCAAGCGGGAGGAAGTGTTTGTCGCCACCAAGCTCTGGAATAACAACCATCGTCCTGAACGCGTCAAGCCCGCCTTCGAGGCCAGCCTCAAGAAACTTCAACTCGACTACATCGATCTCTATCTCATCCACACCCCCTTTGCCTTCCAACCTGGAGACGAGCAAGACCCGAGAGATGCGAACGGCAATGTGATTTATGACAAAGGGGTAACGCTGCTGGAAACATGGAGGGCGTTGGAGTGCCTGGTGGACGAGGGCAAGTGCAAAGCCATCGGATTATCCGATGTCAGCCTGGACCAGACGAAAGAGATCTTTGAAGCGGGGAGGATCAAGCCCACTGTTGTTCACGTCGAATCGCATCCGTATCTCCCGCAACGGGAACTTTTGGATTATTGCAGAACAAATGGCATCGTGCTGCAAGCGTTCGCCGCGCTGGGGCATAGCAGCGAGCCAAAGCTGCTGGAAGATCCTGTCATCACCGCTATCGCCGTGCGAGTCAACAAGACCCCCGCGCAAGTCTTGCTCGCCTGGGCGATCCAGCGCGGCACGGCCCTCCTGACCACCTCGAAGACTCCCAGCCGGATCAAGGAGAACTTTGAAGTCTCCACCCTTCCTCAAGACGCCATGCGGGAGATTAGCGAAGGAATCAAGTCGCGGGTCAGGTTTAATGCCGTTGTTGAGACCGGCGTTCCCGGGTTCATTCCGAGAGCAAAGGGAGGTTGA